A window of the Lepisosteus oculatus isolate fLepOcu1 chromosome 14, fLepOcu1.hap2, whole genome shotgun sequence genome harbors these coding sequences:
- the LOC138242526 gene encoding scavenger receptor cysteine-rich type 1 protein M130-like produces MTRDSPGADQLSLRLVGAGGDCAGRLEAYHNGSWGTVCYDSWDQADSQVVCRQLQCGAALSAPVPSSFSQGTGPIWLDEVGCLGNESSLGECSSAWWGQHDCGHKEDVRILCSDHTLLRLSAGCSGQAEVYYNGTWGSICANSMTDSTVAVICKQLGCGDKGTVRETNSRLSPDPKWLDFVSCRKHDSTLWQCPSSPWGQNDCTDREVAEITCSVPLALRLAGGTNCSGRVELRYEGSWGTVCDDSWDLQDA; encoded by the exons ATGACCAGAGATTCACCTGGAGCAG ATCAGCTGTCCCTCAGGCTGGTTGGGGCAGGAGGTGACTGTGCTGGGAGGCTGGAGGCTTATCACAAtggctcctgggggacagtctgctATGACTCCTGGGACCAGGCAGACTCTCAGGTGGTATGCAGGCAGCTCCAGTGTGGGGCGGCCCTCAGTGCTCCAGTGCCATCCTCCTTCAGCCAGGGAACTGGTCCCATCTGGCTGGATGAGGTGGGCTGTCTGGGGAATGAGTCGTCCCTGGGGGAGTGTTCCTCAGCATGGTGGGGACAGCATGACTGTGGACACAAGGAGGATGTGAGAATCCTGTGTTCAG ATCACACTCTCCTGAGACTGTCTGCAGGCTGTTCAGGACAGGCAGAGGTTTACTACAACGGCACCTGGGGCAGCATCTGTGCCAACAGCATGACAGACTCAACAGTTGCAGTGATCTGtaaacagctgggctgtggagacaAGGGCACCGTCAGAGAGACAAACTCCAGGCTGAGCCCTGATCCCAAATGGCTGGACTTTGTCTCCTGTCGCAAACACGACTCCACCCTGTGGCAGTGTCCCTCCTCCCCCTGGGGTCAGAATGACTGCACAGATCGGGAAGTGGCTGAGATCACCTGCTCAG TCCCACTGGCTCTGCGCCTGGCTGGAGGCACTAACTGCTCTGGCCGGGTGGAGCTGCGGTACGAgggctcctgggggacagtctgtgatgactcctgggacctgcaggatgcctag